The following coding sequences are from one Epinephelus moara isolate mb chromosome 7, YSFRI_EMoa_1.0, whole genome shotgun sequence window:
- the senp7 gene encoding sentrin-specific protease 7 isoform X3, whose amino-acid sequence MMEQRRALTIPFNVDKDNLQVSWTAFAGCRRQHRDSQHKNGSRLFDHKHAALVKLEMARRKPCLILTNVLETELGKAYMERIKHHALGNRGQASFMRRESGRCREEPKVCREMRSTQRETKNDKNKSVSPKSNQKTISSPAQRPRLRRRSQNVGDTADIEENKDIEEVIIGKDKGDDYKFAEVVDCGLSVSWEHAKDTGTCNEFSPASIKDGWTDPDKDVQHSLKRKMKDTGSQCNGTSSSKRHRESVLRLTREDGRDGGPLPAQTSQEESGEDGDLESLDRTIVQFTVGAEDQAEVLVPIINPDLESEEFIGTPRQSLSSSQDNTTTASPSEPIVLSSDDEDGGDVPRRSGPAVQTLGTVEDAVMRGQSSQEAVAKQQEASAIEDMEVLHLVVDVPGSMDASSIPSIDCSFFSLHCGGYHGKSNGNAMITDHEIIIPLTDADEEVEVILTVERKELRKYSVWERQELEDREFYFERDEEPNPAGVLLLCVSETAAFVVQRELLKLCVKHDGITNTDMASPFILLTLRNPVEGMVGALIRSLLDIDCLNCLAHEESIDYVDRFSCLKDFPSPVLSLDDSIELIRRTGLDCHLLTLLGLESTDPGLYSDEEGPYSDTNKSTTPHIQLETQKETVLETETETETEQDTETQLGPEESPKEQEPQTPPEKEKEEPAPIYTLCHRRSKGSYSTSLCVPDSSWTKYKHQGHARRLIQFPPPPQKGGITVTMEDLQCLDTGHFLNDVIIDFYLKYLLHKASEAVAESSHIFSSFFYKQLTRRDNASEGVTNDSNQRHRRHQRVKNWTRHVDIFKKDFLFVPVNQEAHWYLVVICFPGLDEPKSEAWSGWNSGKSPDGTGKLQDQEVAQGSKSPNDNTETLPSLNHTDSTDAETEKAPEESTKDPPPGPVNCTERTCSKKTVSKRPCILIMDSLKRSPHERVFKLLREYLQSEWEVRRGSSRDFSPDQMQSSHCQVPLQDNSSDCGLYLLQYVESFLEDPVVHFDLPLQLQRWFPRQQVRRKRDEIRDLVLHLYRLQNLDGNR is encoded by the exons ATGATGGAGCAAAGAAGAGCCTTAACTATTCCATTTAATGTTGACAAGGACAACTTG caGGTTTCCTGGACTGCATTCGCAGGTTGTAGACGCCAACATCGTGATTCCCAGCATAAAAATGGATCCAGGCTGTTTGATCACAAGCATGCAGCCTTGGTTAAATTGGAAATGGCCAG GAGGAAGCCCTGTCTGATCCTGACCAACGTCCTGGAGACCGAACTGGGAAAGGCTTATATGGAAAGAATAAAGCATCATGCTTTGGGGAATCGAGGACAAGCGTCATTTATGCGGAGGGAGAGTGGTCGATGCCGAGAGGAACCCAAAGTCTGCAGAGAAATGAGGTCCACTCAGAGGGAGACCAagaatgacaaaaacaagagtGTATCCCCTAAAAGCAACCAGAAGACCATTTCATCTCCTGCTCAAAG gccaagaCTCAGGAGAAGGTcacaaaatgttggtgacacAGCAGACatagaagaaaacaaagatATCGAGGAGGTGATAATAGGAAAGGACAAGGGAGATGACTACAAATTTGCTGAAGTTGTAG ATTGTGGGTTGTCAGTGAGCTGGGAGCATGCCAAGGATACAGGAACCTGTAATGAGTTCTCCCCAGCTAGCATCAAGGACGGGTGGACTGATCCAGATAAAGACGTACAACACAGTTTG AAGAGGAAAATGAAGGACACAGGCTCTCAGTGCAATGGGACAAGCAGCTCGAAACGCCACCGAGAGAGCGTGCTTCGCCTCACCAGAGAAGATGGAAGAGATGGAGGACCACTGCCTGCACAAACTTCTCAAGAAGAAAGTGGAGAAGATGGAGATTTGGAAAGCTTGGACCGTACCATTGTACAGTTCACGGTGGGAGCAGAAGATCAAGCAGAAGTTCTGGTCCCAATCATCAATCCTGACTTGGAGTCCGAAGAGTTTATTGGTACCCCCAGACAAAGTCTGTCATCGAGCCAGGACAACACAACCACAGCCAGCCCCTCTGAACCCA TTGTGCTGTCCAGTGATGATGAGGATGGCGGTGACGTCCCTCGGCGCAGCGGACCAGCGGTCCAAACGCTGGGCACCGTGGAAGACGCAGTAATGCGGGGACAGTCCTCGCAGGAAGCTGTGGCCAAACAGCAAGAAGCATCTGCCATAGAGGACATGGAG GTGTTGCATTTAGTTGTAGATGTTCCTGGTTCAATGGACGCTTCCTCCATCCCCAGTATAGACTGCTCCTTCTTCAGTCTGCACTGTGGAGGTTACCACGGGAAATCGAATGGAAACGCTATG ATAACAGACCACGAAATCATCATCCCACTGACAG ACGCTGATGAAGAGGTGGAGGTGATATTAACCGTGGAGCGTAAAGAACTGAGGAAGTACAGCGTGTGGGAGCGGCAGGAACTGGAggaccgtgagttttactttgAGCGCGACGAGGAACCCAACCCTGCTGGCGTCCTTCTGTTGTGTGTGTCAGAAACTGCTGCATTTGTTGTACAGCGAGAGCTCCTCAAGCTGTGTGTCAAACACGATGGAATCACAAACACTG ACATGGCGAGCCCCTTTATCCTGCTGACTCTGAGGAATCCTGTGGAGGGAATGGTGGGGGCTTTGATACGCTCCCTCCTGGACATTGACTGCCTCAACTGTCTGGCACATGAGGAATCCATCGACTACGTCGACAGATTTAGCTGCTTGAAAGACTTCCCGTCTCCCGTTCTTTCTCTGGATGATAGCATAGAGCTGATTAGAAGGACTGGATTGGACTGTCACCTGCTGACTCTGCTCGGCCTGGAGAGCACTGACCCTGGGCTTTACTCTGATGAAGAGGGTCCGTATtctgacacaaacaaaagcacCACACCACACATTCAGCtggagacacagaaagagacagtGCTGGAGACGGAGACGGAGACGGAGACGGAacaagacacagagacacaacttGGACCAGAGGAGAGTCCGAAAGAGCAAGAGCCCCAAACGCCCCCTGAG aaagaaaaggaggagcctGCGCCTATATACACACTGTGCCATCGTAGAAGCAAAGGGTCCTACTCCACGTCGCTGTGTGTACCAGACTCCAGCTGGACTAAATACAAACATCAGGGCCATGCTCGCAG GTTGATCCAGTTTCCTCCTCCGCCACAGAAAGGAGGAATAACCGTCACAATGGAGGACCTGCAGTGCCTTGACACCGGGCACTTCCTCAATGACGTAATCATTGATTTTTACCTCAA GTATCTCCTCCACAAAGCTTCTGAGGCTGTGGCCGAGAGCTCACACATCTTCAGCAGCTTCTTCTATAAGCAACTGACAAGGAGGGACAACGCCAGTGAAGGGGTCACCAATGACTC CAATCAGAGGCACAGGCGGCACCAGCGGGTGAAGAATTGGACACGCCATGTGGACATCTTCAAAAAGGACTTCCTGTTTGTGCCCGTCAATCAGGA GGCTCATTGGTATTTAGTTGTCATTTGCTTCCCTGGACTGGATGAGCCAAAATCTGAGGCCTGGAGTGGTTGGAACTCAGGAAAGAGCCCGGATGGGACGGGCAAGTTACAGGATCAAGAGGTGGCTCAGGGGTCTAAAAGCCCAAATGATAACACAGAGACACTACCTTCATTAAACCACACTGACAGCACGGATGCAGAGACAG AAAAGGCCCCAGAAGAATCCACCAAAGACCCACCACCTGGTCCAGTG AACTGCACAGAGCGAACCTGCTCGAAGAAAACTGTTAGCAAGAG ACCGTGTATTCTCATCATGGATTCCCTTAAACGTTCTCCTCATGAGCGAGTCTTCAAACTCTTACGGGA GTACTTGCAGTCGGAGTGGGAGGTACGGCGTGGTTCATCGAGGGACTTCAGTCCTGA
- the senp7 gene encoding sentrin-specific protease 7 isoform X2 → MMEQRRALTIPFNVDKDNLMENPLKISMPCLSSECGQLERQVSWTAFAGCRRQHRDSQHKNGSRLFDHKHAALVKLEMARRKPCLILTNVLETELGKAYMERIKHHALGNRGQASFMRRESGRCREEPKVCREMRSTQRETKNDKNKSVSPKSNQKTISSPAQRPRLRRRSQNVGDTADIEENKDIEEVIIGKDKGDDYKFAEVVDCGLSVSWEHAKDTGTCNEFSPASIKDGWTDPDKDVQHSLKRKMKDTGSQCNGTSSSKRHRESVLRLTREDGRDGGPLPAQTSQEESGEDGDLESLDRTIVQFTVGAEDQAEVLVPIINPDLESEEFIGTPRQSLSSSQDNTTTASPSEPIVLSSDDEDGGDVPRRSGPAVQTLGTVEDAVMRGQSSQEAVAKQQEASAIEDMEVLHLVVDVPGSMDASSIPSIDCSFFSLHCGGYHGKSNGNAMITDHEIIIPLTDADEEVEVILTVERKELRKYSVWERQELEDREFYFERDEEPNPAGVLLLCVSETAAFVVQRELLKLCVKHDGITNTDMASPFILLTLRNPVEGMVGALIRSLLDIDCLNCLAHEESIDYVDRFSCLKDFPSPVLSLDDSIELIRRTGLDCHLLTLLGLESTDPGLYSDEEGPYSDTNKSTTPHIQLETQKETVLETETETETEQDTETQLGPEESPKEQEPQTPPEKEKEEPAPIYTLCHRRSKGSYSTSLCVPDSSWTKYKHQGHARRLIQFPPPPQKGGITVTMEDLQCLDTGHFLNDVIIDFYLKYLLHKASEAVAESSHIFSSFFYKQLTRRDNASEGVTNDSNQRHRRHQRVKNWTRHVDIFKKDFLFVPVNQEAHWYLVVICFPGLDEPKSEAWSGWNSGKSPDGTGKLQDQEVAQGSKSPNDNTETLPSLNHTDSTDAETEKAPEESTKDPPPGPVNCTERTCSKKTVSKRPCILIMDSLKRSPHERVFKLLREYLQSEWEVRRGSSRDFSPDQMQSSHCQVPLQDNSSDCGLYLLQYVESFLEDPVVHFDLPLQLQRWFPRQQVRRKRDEIRDLVLHLYRLQNLDGNR, encoded by the exons ATGATGGAGCAAAGAAGAGCCTTAACTATTCCATTTAATGTTGACAAGGACAACTTG ATGGAAAACCCACTCAAAATCTCCATGCCATGTCTTTCATCAGAGTGTGGGCAGTTAGAAAGACAG GTTTCCTGGACTGCATTCGCAGGTTGTAGACGCCAACATCGTGATTCCCAGCATAAAAATGGATCCAGGCTGTTTGATCACAAGCATGCAGCCTTGGTTAAATTGGAAATGGCCAG GAGGAAGCCCTGTCTGATCCTGACCAACGTCCTGGAGACCGAACTGGGAAAGGCTTATATGGAAAGAATAAAGCATCATGCTTTGGGGAATCGAGGACAAGCGTCATTTATGCGGAGGGAGAGTGGTCGATGCCGAGAGGAACCCAAAGTCTGCAGAGAAATGAGGTCCACTCAGAGGGAGACCAagaatgacaaaaacaagagtGTATCCCCTAAAAGCAACCAGAAGACCATTTCATCTCCTGCTCAAAG gccaagaCTCAGGAGAAGGTcacaaaatgttggtgacacAGCAGACatagaagaaaacaaagatATCGAGGAGGTGATAATAGGAAAGGACAAGGGAGATGACTACAAATTTGCTGAAGTTGTAG ATTGTGGGTTGTCAGTGAGCTGGGAGCATGCCAAGGATACAGGAACCTGTAATGAGTTCTCCCCAGCTAGCATCAAGGACGGGTGGACTGATCCAGATAAAGACGTACAACACAGTTTG AAGAGGAAAATGAAGGACACAGGCTCTCAGTGCAATGGGACAAGCAGCTCGAAACGCCACCGAGAGAGCGTGCTTCGCCTCACCAGAGAAGATGGAAGAGATGGAGGACCACTGCCTGCACAAACTTCTCAAGAAGAAAGTGGAGAAGATGGAGATTTGGAAAGCTTGGACCGTACCATTGTACAGTTCACGGTGGGAGCAGAAGATCAAGCAGAAGTTCTGGTCCCAATCATCAATCCTGACTTGGAGTCCGAAGAGTTTATTGGTACCCCCAGACAAAGTCTGTCATCGAGCCAGGACAACACAACCACAGCCAGCCCCTCTGAACCCA TTGTGCTGTCCAGTGATGATGAGGATGGCGGTGACGTCCCTCGGCGCAGCGGACCAGCGGTCCAAACGCTGGGCACCGTGGAAGACGCAGTAATGCGGGGACAGTCCTCGCAGGAAGCTGTGGCCAAACAGCAAGAAGCATCTGCCATAGAGGACATGGAG GTGTTGCATTTAGTTGTAGATGTTCCTGGTTCAATGGACGCTTCCTCCATCCCCAGTATAGACTGCTCCTTCTTCAGTCTGCACTGTGGAGGTTACCACGGGAAATCGAATGGAAACGCTATG ATAACAGACCACGAAATCATCATCCCACTGACAG ACGCTGATGAAGAGGTGGAGGTGATATTAACCGTGGAGCGTAAAGAACTGAGGAAGTACAGCGTGTGGGAGCGGCAGGAACTGGAggaccgtgagttttactttgAGCGCGACGAGGAACCCAACCCTGCTGGCGTCCTTCTGTTGTGTGTGTCAGAAACTGCTGCATTTGTTGTACAGCGAGAGCTCCTCAAGCTGTGTGTCAAACACGATGGAATCACAAACACTG ACATGGCGAGCCCCTTTATCCTGCTGACTCTGAGGAATCCTGTGGAGGGAATGGTGGGGGCTTTGATACGCTCCCTCCTGGACATTGACTGCCTCAACTGTCTGGCACATGAGGAATCCATCGACTACGTCGACAGATTTAGCTGCTTGAAAGACTTCCCGTCTCCCGTTCTTTCTCTGGATGATAGCATAGAGCTGATTAGAAGGACTGGATTGGACTGTCACCTGCTGACTCTGCTCGGCCTGGAGAGCACTGACCCTGGGCTTTACTCTGATGAAGAGGGTCCGTATtctgacacaaacaaaagcacCACACCACACATTCAGCtggagacacagaaagagacagtGCTGGAGACGGAGACGGAGACGGAGACGGAacaagacacagagacacaacttGGACCAGAGGAGAGTCCGAAAGAGCAAGAGCCCCAAACGCCCCCTGAG aaagaaaaggaggagcctGCGCCTATATACACACTGTGCCATCGTAGAAGCAAAGGGTCCTACTCCACGTCGCTGTGTGTACCAGACTCCAGCTGGACTAAATACAAACATCAGGGCCATGCTCGCAG GTTGATCCAGTTTCCTCCTCCGCCACAGAAAGGAGGAATAACCGTCACAATGGAGGACCTGCAGTGCCTTGACACCGGGCACTTCCTCAATGACGTAATCATTGATTTTTACCTCAA GTATCTCCTCCACAAAGCTTCTGAGGCTGTGGCCGAGAGCTCACACATCTTCAGCAGCTTCTTCTATAAGCAACTGACAAGGAGGGACAACGCCAGTGAAGGGGTCACCAATGACTC CAATCAGAGGCACAGGCGGCACCAGCGGGTGAAGAATTGGACACGCCATGTGGACATCTTCAAAAAGGACTTCCTGTTTGTGCCCGTCAATCAGGA GGCTCATTGGTATTTAGTTGTCATTTGCTTCCCTGGACTGGATGAGCCAAAATCTGAGGCCTGGAGTGGTTGGAACTCAGGAAAGAGCCCGGATGGGACGGGCAAGTTACAGGATCAAGAGGTGGCTCAGGGGTCTAAAAGCCCAAATGATAACACAGAGACACTACCTTCATTAAACCACACTGACAGCACGGATGCAGAGACAG AAAAGGCCCCAGAAGAATCCACCAAAGACCCACCACCTGGTCCAGTG AACTGCACAGAGCGAACCTGCTCGAAGAAAACTGTTAGCAAGAG ACCGTGTATTCTCATCATGGATTCCCTTAAACGTTCTCCTCATGAGCGAGTCTTCAAACTCTTACGGGA GTACTTGCAGTCGGAGTGGGAGGTACGGCGTGGTTCATCGAGGGACTTCAGTCCTGA
- the senp7 gene encoding sentrin-specific protease 7 isoform X4, translated as MMEQRRALTIPFNVDKDNLVSWTAFAGCRRQHRDSQHKNGSRLFDHKHAALVKLEMARRKPCLILTNVLETELGKAYMERIKHHALGNRGQASFMRRESGRCREEPKVCREMRSTQRETKNDKNKSVSPKSNQKTISSPAQRPRLRRRSQNVGDTADIEENKDIEEVIIGKDKGDDYKFAEVVDCGLSVSWEHAKDTGTCNEFSPASIKDGWTDPDKDVQHSLKRKMKDTGSQCNGTSSSKRHRESVLRLTREDGRDGGPLPAQTSQEESGEDGDLESLDRTIVQFTVGAEDQAEVLVPIINPDLESEEFIGTPRQSLSSSQDNTTTASPSEPIVLSSDDEDGGDVPRRSGPAVQTLGTVEDAVMRGQSSQEAVAKQQEASAIEDMEVLHLVVDVPGSMDASSIPSIDCSFFSLHCGGYHGKSNGNAMITDHEIIIPLTDADEEVEVILTVERKELRKYSVWERQELEDREFYFERDEEPNPAGVLLLCVSETAAFVVQRELLKLCVKHDGITNTDMASPFILLTLRNPVEGMVGALIRSLLDIDCLNCLAHEESIDYVDRFSCLKDFPSPVLSLDDSIELIRRTGLDCHLLTLLGLESTDPGLYSDEEGPYSDTNKSTTPHIQLETQKETVLETETETETEQDTETQLGPEESPKEQEPQTPPEKEKEEPAPIYTLCHRRSKGSYSTSLCVPDSSWTKYKHQGHARRLIQFPPPPQKGGITVTMEDLQCLDTGHFLNDVIIDFYLKYLLHKASEAVAESSHIFSSFFYKQLTRRDNASEGVTNDSNQRHRRHQRVKNWTRHVDIFKKDFLFVPVNQEAHWYLVVICFPGLDEPKSEAWSGWNSGKSPDGTGKLQDQEVAQGSKSPNDNTETLPSLNHTDSTDAETEKAPEESTKDPPPGPVNCTERTCSKKTVSKRPCILIMDSLKRSPHERVFKLLREYLQSEWEVRRGSSRDFSPDQMQSSHCQVPLQDNSSDCGLYLLQYVESFLEDPVVHFDLPLQLQRWFPRQQVRRKRDEIRDLVLHLYRLQNLDGNR; from the exons ATGATGGAGCAAAGAAGAGCCTTAACTATTCCATTTAATGTTGACAAGGACAACTTG GTTTCCTGGACTGCATTCGCAGGTTGTAGACGCCAACATCGTGATTCCCAGCATAAAAATGGATCCAGGCTGTTTGATCACAAGCATGCAGCCTTGGTTAAATTGGAAATGGCCAG GAGGAAGCCCTGTCTGATCCTGACCAACGTCCTGGAGACCGAACTGGGAAAGGCTTATATGGAAAGAATAAAGCATCATGCTTTGGGGAATCGAGGACAAGCGTCATTTATGCGGAGGGAGAGTGGTCGATGCCGAGAGGAACCCAAAGTCTGCAGAGAAATGAGGTCCACTCAGAGGGAGACCAagaatgacaaaaacaagagtGTATCCCCTAAAAGCAACCAGAAGACCATTTCATCTCCTGCTCAAAG gccaagaCTCAGGAGAAGGTcacaaaatgttggtgacacAGCAGACatagaagaaaacaaagatATCGAGGAGGTGATAATAGGAAAGGACAAGGGAGATGACTACAAATTTGCTGAAGTTGTAG ATTGTGGGTTGTCAGTGAGCTGGGAGCATGCCAAGGATACAGGAACCTGTAATGAGTTCTCCCCAGCTAGCATCAAGGACGGGTGGACTGATCCAGATAAAGACGTACAACACAGTTTG AAGAGGAAAATGAAGGACACAGGCTCTCAGTGCAATGGGACAAGCAGCTCGAAACGCCACCGAGAGAGCGTGCTTCGCCTCACCAGAGAAGATGGAAGAGATGGAGGACCACTGCCTGCACAAACTTCTCAAGAAGAAAGTGGAGAAGATGGAGATTTGGAAAGCTTGGACCGTACCATTGTACAGTTCACGGTGGGAGCAGAAGATCAAGCAGAAGTTCTGGTCCCAATCATCAATCCTGACTTGGAGTCCGAAGAGTTTATTGGTACCCCCAGACAAAGTCTGTCATCGAGCCAGGACAACACAACCACAGCCAGCCCCTCTGAACCCA TTGTGCTGTCCAGTGATGATGAGGATGGCGGTGACGTCCCTCGGCGCAGCGGACCAGCGGTCCAAACGCTGGGCACCGTGGAAGACGCAGTAATGCGGGGACAGTCCTCGCAGGAAGCTGTGGCCAAACAGCAAGAAGCATCTGCCATAGAGGACATGGAG GTGTTGCATTTAGTTGTAGATGTTCCTGGTTCAATGGACGCTTCCTCCATCCCCAGTATAGACTGCTCCTTCTTCAGTCTGCACTGTGGAGGTTACCACGGGAAATCGAATGGAAACGCTATG ATAACAGACCACGAAATCATCATCCCACTGACAG ACGCTGATGAAGAGGTGGAGGTGATATTAACCGTGGAGCGTAAAGAACTGAGGAAGTACAGCGTGTGGGAGCGGCAGGAACTGGAggaccgtgagttttactttgAGCGCGACGAGGAACCCAACCCTGCTGGCGTCCTTCTGTTGTGTGTGTCAGAAACTGCTGCATTTGTTGTACAGCGAGAGCTCCTCAAGCTGTGTGTCAAACACGATGGAATCACAAACACTG ACATGGCGAGCCCCTTTATCCTGCTGACTCTGAGGAATCCTGTGGAGGGAATGGTGGGGGCTTTGATACGCTCCCTCCTGGACATTGACTGCCTCAACTGTCTGGCACATGAGGAATCCATCGACTACGTCGACAGATTTAGCTGCTTGAAAGACTTCCCGTCTCCCGTTCTTTCTCTGGATGATAGCATAGAGCTGATTAGAAGGACTGGATTGGACTGTCACCTGCTGACTCTGCTCGGCCTGGAGAGCACTGACCCTGGGCTTTACTCTGATGAAGAGGGTCCGTATtctgacacaaacaaaagcacCACACCACACATTCAGCtggagacacagaaagagacagtGCTGGAGACGGAGACGGAGACGGAGACGGAacaagacacagagacacaacttGGACCAGAGGAGAGTCCGAAAGAGCAAGAGCCCCAAACGCCCCCTGAG aaagaaaaggaggagcctGCGCCTATATACACACTGTGCCATCGTAGAAGCAAAGGGTCCTACTCCACGTCGCTGTGTGTACCAGACTCCAGCTGGACTAAATACAAACATCAGGGCCATGCTCGCAG GTTGATCCAGTTTCCTCCTCCGCCACAGAAAGGAGGAATAACCGTCACAATGGAGGACCTGCAGTGCCTTGACACCGGGCACTTCCTCAATGACGTAATCATTGATTTTTACCTCAA GTATCTCCTCCACAAAGCTTCTGAGGCTGTGGCCGAGAGCTCACACATCTTCAGCAGCTTCTTCTATAAGCAACTGACAAGGAGGGACAACGCCAGTGAAGGGGTCACCAATGACTC CAATCAGAGGCACAGGCGGCACCAGCGGGTGAAGAATTGGACACGCCATGTGGACATCTTCAAAAAGGACTTCCTGTTTGTGCCCGTCAATCAGGA GGCTCATTGGTATTTAGTTGTCATTTGCTTCCCTGGACTGGATGAGCCAAAATCTGAGGCCTGGAGTGGTTGGAACTCAGGAAAGAGCCCGGATGGGACGGGCAAGTTACAGGATCAAGAGGTGGCTCAGGGGTCTAAAAGCCCAAATGATAACACAGAGACACTACCTTCATTAAACCACACTGACAGCACGGATGCAGAGACAG AAAAGGCCCCAGAAGAATCCACCAAAGACCCACCACCTGGTCCAGTG AACTGCACAGAGCGAACCTGCTCGAAGAAAACTGTTAGCAAGAG ACCGTGTATTCTCATCATGGATTCCCTTAAACGTTCTCCTCATGAGCGAGTCTTCAAACTCTTACGGGA GTACTTGCAGTCGGAGTGGGAGGTACGGCGTGGTTCATCGAGGGACTTCAGTCCTGA